CAAAATAGATCCCATCTGCTACTGATTTGTACTAAATGACTTTgtagtaattattattaatttttgaTGTTTGATTGTAGAAATTAGATTAGtatgttttacaataaatgttACCAGGTTCAAAAGGTAAATCCATACTATCTGTAAATATGCCTGTGTGAGATAGGCTAATTCAATCACAGTTTAATATCTTTAATTGTAATGTGACAGAGGTTCAGTAAACAtcaatttaatgtttattcattGCATGAACACAATTTATGGTACAACACATGTTGACACAGGTTTACCTGGGATAGACATAGCCAGATGAGATTCACATGTTCACTCTAATACAACTTGTAGATAGTTTACATGAAACTATATGGTtgatgtctgctgctgctgtcatttaAGAAATCATACATAACCAGTCAGAAAATAACTAAGtaaatttataaaacaaaattatcaGTGAGATCAAATAAAGTCTGCTCTTGTGGGGGCTATGAATATAATCCAGTTGTTCCAGATTTtactttgttcattttaatgGTGCATGTTAACCTCACCAAAAACAACTAAGACCTTTATTTATGTCCTCATGACATGGTTTCAGAGCATGAGATagcatatttacatatttttggtGAAAACGGACTGCAAGGTAGGGTCTTGTCGCCATATCGATTGGGGATTACAGTAGCCAATAGCGCAGACTGGGCATTGAAGATACACCACATTAAGATAACgtaaataaatatggaaaacagTGGACTGTTTTCTGGTGTGTTCACCACCATTGCTTAAGCATGTGGTACTAACTGAACAGGGAGCTGAGGGatatgtttttaaaggaaagatgaggacatttttggactgtggttatatctgtctaactgacaCCTAATGCTGAGGAGCTGGTGAGGAAAGAGAGTTGCTATTAGTGCTgtcaagtgattaaaaaaattgagaaaagtcattaaaaaaaagtgatccTCAagtaatttacatttaaatgaaaacatttttaaaaaaaaatttgtttacataatattgaaatatatatattaaaacattattttagctGCATTTTTGCATGTACATTTTAGCTAGAATTGACTAACGTATTCTCTTGCATTTACTATGATCCAATCcctcgacccatgatggctttctttgtgtttttctctggtcTGAAcaggattatataacattttggtccaaacagcgccaccaagaggccaaaactggaggcgaggatggcaaatacctccactgcatctgcatatttgcctggtgagctgatgtaagcagggacaaaggccacccacactgcacagaagatcagcatgctgaaagtgatgagtttggcctcattgaaactgtctggaagattccttgctagaaaagctaacaagaAACTGAGGAcggccagtaaaccaatataaccaagtaaaattacaaaaccaAATGTGGAcccaactacacactcataaactattttgtcactgtgatactgggtgtttttattaggcattggtgaagcagagacaagccagacagtgcagattgatgcttgaacagaagtcagaaccagaactgtccctctctgctgcaaagcaccaaaccacttcagactgtactcacctcctggtttggaggccctgaacacagccagaaccaccatggttttcaccaggatacatgagacacaaagcacaaagctgatgccaaatgctgcatgtcttagttggcaagtccataatctgggtcgtccaataaAAAGCaaggagcagaggaaacagagttTAAGTGACAGCAACAGCTGGAagctgagttctgaattgttggcacgaactataggtgtgctgtgatgatggatgaagatgcccagaacaacaacacagataaatgtgcccaacagtgaaatggttgtcaagcagataccaagaggctcatggtaggagaggaactctgttttcttaggaacacagtggtcacgctgggggctggaccagaaatcttctggacaactggtgcactccatggagtctgagaaaagaggtaAAGTGATGagaaacatgtttatacaacatctctgaattgtggtgtttaaaatgttacattcaCCAGTtttattgctgatctttccctcagaacaagggacacaatcaaaacaacacttaggttcccccttctttctggcaatgcgggtacctggaggacagctctcactgcacactgaccgaggaggctgtgtggagaaaaaataaatgaatcaatatttgttagttatagatagatagttttttttaatgtttgaggTATAGAGATGGTAGtctgaaaaataataa
The nucleotide sequence above comes from Solea senegalensis isolate Sse05_10M linkage group LG3, IFAPA_SoseM_1, whole genome shotgun sequence. Encoded proteins:
- the LOC122766170 gene encoding extracellular calcium-sensing receptor-like — translated: MKESLYFLQVSHFATCSCLSDRQRFPSFFRTIPSDDFQVNAMIQILKHFGWTWTGLIISDSDYGFHAARSFHSDLGPAGGGCLAYTEVLPRGGNPAELRRIVDVIRKSTARVVIMFGYENQMVKLMKEVVRQNVTGLQWMASEAWTSAVCSESCPPGTRIARKKGEPKCCFDCVPCSEGKISNKTDSMECTSCPEDFWSSPQRDHCVPKKTEFLSYHEPLGICLTTISLLGTFICVVVLGIFIHHHSTPIVRANNSELSFQLLLSLKLCFLCSLLFIGRPRLWTCQLRHAAFGISFVLCVSCILVKTMVVLAVFRASKPGGEYSLKWFGALQQRGTVLVLTSVQASICTVWLVSASPMPNKNTQYHSDKIVYECVVGSTFGFVILLGYIGLLAVLSFLLAFLARNLPDSFNEAKLITFSMLIFCAVWVAFVPAYISSPGKYADAVEVFAILASSFGLLVALFGPKCYIILFRPEKNTKKAIMGRGIGS